In Rattus norvegicus strain BN/NHsdMcwi chromosome 1, GRCr8, whole genome shotgun sequence, a genomic segment contains:
- the Smokl 2 gene encoding sperm motility kinase X-like, producing the protein MMPSDFSQISGTWNSEIFTSSHATEDLMKQQDLKACYLIEENFNTNYKMLNTLGKGNFSVVKRAFHVPTCTTVAVKILQNNKYTSVTSREARIMKSLSHPNIIKLYHVVETRETTYLVMEYASEGELQDRIIQAGSLEDSEARKIFVQIVHAVQYCHDHHIAHRDIKASNILINHKGNIKLGDFGLATKVVPGQKLAGFCGTLPYCAPELLQAEKYEGLPVDIWSLGVLLFLMVSGSLPFRGNSFVEIKWQIISANFRVPPHVSIDIFNVIVEMLMINPSRRPTIHQIKTRPMIRDSEACLPPNSTQVFPDTRSPSTVRSTRAVTDKPDRNISSCSSQEEFKSVTLTGSSSGDTLEKETVRNTL; encoded by the exons ATGATGCCGAGCGATTTTAGTCAGATTTCGGGAACTTGGAATTCTGAAATA TTTACTTCTAGCCATGCCACGGAGGACCTAATGAAGCAGCAGGATCTGAAGGCCTGCTATTTGATTGAGGAGAACTTCAACACGAACTATAAGATGCTGAACACTCTGGGCAAAGGAAACTTTTCAGTGGTGAAACGAGCCTTCCATGTCCCCACATGCACCACTGTGGCTGTAAAAATTCTGCAAAACAACAAGTATACCTCAGTCACCTCCAGGGAAGCCAGGATTATGAAATCCCTTAGCCATCCTAACATCATCAAGCTGTATCATGTGGTCGAGACAAGAGAGACCACCTACCTGGTGATGGAGTATGCCTCAGAGGGAGAGCTGCAAGACCGCATCATCCAAGCGGGGTCTTTAGAGGATAGCGAGGCTCGAAAGATATTTGTCCAGATAGTACATGCTGTGCAGTACTGCCATGACCATCACATTGCCCATAGAGACATAAAGGCCAGCAACATTTTGATCAACCACAAGGGGAACATCAAGCTGGGTGATTTTGGCCTGGCTACTAAAGTGGTTCCTGGGCAGAAGCTGGCCGGTTTCTGTGGCACACTGCCCTACTGTGCCCCAGAACTCTTGCAAGCAGAGAAATATGAGGGTCTTCCCGTGGATATCTGGAGTTTAGgggtcctcctcttcctcatggtGTCAGGGAGCCTGCCTTTCCGAGGCAATTCTTTTGTGGAGATAAAGTGGCAGATCATCTCTGCAAACTTCCGCGTTCCTCCTCATGTTTCCATTGATATTTTCAACGTCATCGTTGAAATGTTGATGATCAATCCCAGCAGGAGGCCCACTATCCACCAAATCAAGACGCGTCCCATGATCAGGGACAGTGAGGCATGTTTACCACCTAATTCCACACAGGTTTTCCCAGACACTCGGAGCCCTAGCACTGTCAGGAGCACGAGAGCTGTCACAGATAAGCCTGACAGGAATATATCCTCCTGCAGTTCCCAGGAGGAGTTTAAGAGTGTAACCCTCACAGGCTCCTCCTCTGGGGATACCTTGGAGAAAGAGACTGTAAGGAATACActgtaa